The following is a genomic window from Brevibacterium limosum.
CGAGAGGACCTCGTCGCTGAGCGCCAAGGTCGATGTCGGAGTCGGCGTGGACAGGTAGGAGAAGGCTCGCTGCGCATCGCCGTCTCCGATCGCCGCGATATAGGCTTCGGCGGCTCGGGCGGGAGTGTAGACGGTGAGGTTGAGGAGGGGGACCGCTGCAACCGTGAGGACGATGACCGTCAGCGCTGAGATCAGAAGTCTGCGCGACGTTCGCATGGCGCTCCTGATTCGGTTGGGGACTGAGGGGACTGGGCAGTTCTCAGTCTATCTGCCGCGCGTCACTCAACCGGGTAGGCGTGCAGGGCAGAGGTGTCGACCTCGACGAAGACATGCGTGCCGACCTTGACGTTGGCACGCAGTTCGGTGATCGTCGCGCCGAGTCCCGGGTGCAGGACACCGAAGCCGATGGTCGGCTTAGCGCCCGCGTCGGATTCGGCGGCTGTCGCTGCATCCTCAGCTGGTTCGGCCGCTGCCTCCGATTTCGTCGATACCTCCGGGGCCGTCTGCCTGTTCGGCACTCCGGCGAGATCGGCGAGGTCGACGTCGAGGGCGAGGCCCATCTCCGTGTCGACCGGTGAGAGCTTCGCCTGCAGGCAGGAACCGCGATCGCGCAGTCCGGTGACGATGGCTTCGAACACCGTCGCCGAGGTGAACGCCGGGTCGTGTTCGTCCAGTGACAGGAGGGCGGCACGCCACCCGAGAGTCACGAACACCTTCCCGTCGAGTTCGGTGCGGGCGCGCACGGCCGAATGGCCGATGGACAGCCATCCCTTCCGCGCCAACCCGGAGTAGACGTTGACCCCGCTGAGCTCGGCCGGCAGCGAACCGCGCGGTTCGGTGACGATCTGCTCCAGCGAGCCGAGGGCGACGAGCTGGTCCTTTTCGATATCGGCCACGCCCGCCTCGGCGATGGTGTGGTCGGTCAGCGAATTCGAGCTGAACACGACTCCGCGGCCTTCGTGGGCGACGAGTTCGGCGAAGCGGCTGCGCAGCCCGGTGCGCAGATGGCCGGGGACCGAACCGAAGGGGTCGATGAGGGTCAGCCACTTCGCGCCGCTCGCCCAAGCCGCGGCCAGGGCGAGGCGGGCACGATCGGTCGCA
Proteins encoded in this region:
- a CDS encoding ABC transporter → MNDELSLAGLQLDGREIDLGRLRAGTMLGLMGSPDSTTSVVLSAAALPHVAPPPRFPTGRRSGRSRVRSWMKSYLREADAGSGEAASAADPSAALTTFGLRPEILRLRLEDLDATDRARLALAAAWASGAKWLTLIDPFGSVPGHLRTGLRSRFAELVAHEGRGVVFSSNSLTDHTIAEAGVADIEKDQLVALGSLEQIVTEPRGSLPAELSGVNVYSGLARKGWLSIGHSAVRARTELDGKVFVTLGWRAALLSLDEHDPAFTSATVFEAIVTGLRDRGSCLQAKLSPVDTEMGLALDVDLADLAGVPNRQTAPEVSTKSEAAAEPAEDAATAAESDAGAKPTIGFGVLHPGLGATITELRANVKVGTHVFVEVDTSALHAYPVE